From Sinorhizobium sp. B11:
AGGTCTCCGCCTTCGAGCACGGCGCCGCCGAGGATCTGACGCTCCAGCGAAGCGGACGCCCTGCTCTCGATGGAGACGCCCCAGACTTTCCGGGCGCCCGTGGCCACCGCGACGACGGCATGGCCGAGTTCATGGATAGCAAGCGCCCAGCGAAACTTCTCCGAGAGCGGGACGCGTCCCGGCAGGCTCCCCATGACGTCCGCACCGGTGACCGCCCTCCGGTCGCGCCGGGCGACGCGGCGGGCCAGCCGGACGATCCGGGCGATGTCCGCGCCGGTCAGGCCGAAGCTGTCATCGGCGAACTGGGCGAAGTCCTCGTCCGGAAGGTCGCCGCGCAGATGGTGGCGAAGGATTCCGACCCGAGCCTCGGCGTCCGGCAGAGGCAGCCGAACGTGGTTGTCCAGCCGGCCGGGCCGAAGGATCGCGGGATCGATGACGGCAGGATTGTTGCAGGCGCCGACGACCACGACGCCTTCCCGGTCGACCGTTCCGTCGAGGCATTCCAGGAAGGAGTTGATCACCTGCCGGACGTAGCTGCTGTTGTGGCCGTGGTCGCTCTCGCGGTCGGTGAATCCATCGATCTCGTCGATGAACAGGATTGCCGGGGCGGCCTTTCGGGCATCCTCGAAAGCCTTGAACATCGCCCGCTGCATGTCGCCGAGATGGCCCTTCGCCTGCCAGCGGGCGGCGGAGCCGACGACGAGCTTCGCGCCGCACGTGTTAGCCAGCGCCTCTGCATAGATGGTCTTGCCGACACCCGGCGGCCCGGACAGGAGGAGGCCCCGGTCGACGTCGCTCCACGGGATGCGGCCGTCCTTCCAGTCCTTCAGGTCCTGCTTCAACTGCAGTCCCCACTGGCGGGCTTCGCCGTAGCCGCTCATGGATTCGAGGCGAAGCTCCTCCTCGTCTTCGAATCCTCGTCCGGGCGGCGGTTTGCTGGCGTCGCGCGGCGCTTCAGGACGCATGACGAGCTGGGCCAGCATGCGGCCGACGCTTCGTCCCGGACGCACGACGGCCCGCTGCATCTCCTCGTCGAGGAGCAGGAAGATTTCCGCCTGCTGGTCTGTCAGCCTGCCGCCGTAGAGCGAACGAAAGACGCCCTTCGCCTGATCGATGGTCGGCGGCTTCAGGTGAACGACGACGTCCGCGGCGAGCCGGGCGGCCACCGTGATCGAGGCCTCGTCCGGAAAGAGGAGGACGACCTTCTTCTCGTCGAGCGCCCCCGCGATCTCCTTCGCGGAGTTCAGCGGCCTCTTCGGGTCGAAGTCGACGATGGCTGTGATCTTCCTGTAGCGGTTGCCGCTGCTGAGCATGGCGTCGGCCGCGCGGAAGTATGGGCCGATGTCGGCACCGGGCGGGACGACGACGACGGCGACGAATCCGTCCGCCCTGAGCAGCGGCCTGATGGCGCTCCTGAGCGATGCGTACGCGAGCTGTTCGGGAAGGCCGAAGCGCTTCCGCGGAGTGATGTGGTTCTTCATGGACTTGTCCTGAATTACGAGATGAGACGACATGGGCGGTCTCAGTCCCGTATCCGGCGGACGGCCGTCTCGGGGCCGATCAGGGCGTCGTCCAGATCGACCTCCAGGAATCCTTGCAGGATCAGTGCGGCGAGGCAGGCCATGGGCCTACCCTCCCGGAAGGCGGAAAGCGCTTCGGCCACGGTAAGCGATCCCATCTCGTCGAGCGCGGCGAGGATTCGCACGCGGTCGCCGAGCGGGCATCTGTAGAAGCCGTATCGAAGGAGGTCTTTGGCGTTGGCGAGGCGGTTGCTGTCGACGAAGTCGTGCATCGAGACCGGCCGGTAGGCGTGACCCAGCCTGCCGACGGCAAGCTCGATCCACTCGGGCGGCTTCGGTGCGTCCTCGGCGACGTCGACCATGAAGGTGCGGTCGTCCGTGCCAGTGACGACGAAGTCGACGCGGTAGGTCTCGCCGCCGTAGGATAGCTCGACGCCTTCGCACGTCCACCGCAAGATGTCCGGATCGACATCGAGAAGACACGCGAAGTCGCGGGCGTCCTGGCTCCGGAAGACGGGAGACCCGAAGCATTTGACCGTGGCAAGCGGGTAGTAGAAGCGAGGAGGCTCATTTCGCGGGACGACATCGCCCGGCGGCCTCTCGTAGGGAATGCTCTTCATGGCACCCTCGTGAACACAATACGGATGGGCGGACACCGGACGAGCAGGTCCGGCAGTCGGTCAGCGTATTCGTGACGAGGCGTAGCGAGCGATCTGATACATGATGCGGGAACAGATAGGGAACGAGAGCACGGGCGTCAAGCCGGCAGTCGCTTTTTCGGGTGGTCGCCCAAGAAGCTCTCCTTGGCGCTGCCGGTATCAGCCAAAAGTCCTTTTAGGCACTTACGCCGCCGTCGACGAGGATTCCCGATCCGGTGATGTAGCCTGCACCGGGTCCCGCGAGGAACGCGACGGCCTTCGCCACTTCCCGAGGTCGACCGTATCGCGCGATCGACAAGCTTGGCAGAATAGCGGGAGCCAGAGCGCCGTCGGCAGGGTTCAAGTCGGTGTCGATTGGGCCACGGCGGCACCGATTCCCCGAGCGGCACCCGTCACGAGTGCTCGCTTACCGGCGAGTAGAGAGTTATTTATCTTGAGCATCGTGGTGTACCTCATTTCTATGCTGGACCTGCAGGGGTATTCCTAATGGGTCCGACCGGAGGAATCGAGCGTATCGCTCTGGCTGCGAGCGTCATCATCCATTGGTGGGCTGACGGAAAGCCAAGCTGCGACAAGTAGACAGATAGCAATAGCGATCGCTGCGATGCTGTAGGCGTGACCGATGGATGTCGCATAGGTGGACGAGCCTATGATCGAGAAGAACAATCCACCGATAAGAGCCGTCGCCAAGGCTCCACCGATCTGAAGCATCGAATTCACCAGCCCGGAGGCCAAACCAGACTGCGTCGGGCCGACACGCTGCACGACTGTCCGAACAAGGTTCGGCAACGCGATGCCCTGCCCGGCGCCGACGACAAACAGCGCGATAGAGAGGAGCGTCGGCGCTCCGAATGAGACAAGAGCGGCCGTTCCGACTAGACCTGCCGCTTCCAGGGACATGCCCGCGGCAGTGGAGTATCTGCCAAAGACCCGGAATATCTGTCCGCTAGCGAATGGGCCGAGGACGAAGCCGACGGCTGCGGGAAGTACTGCTAGTCCGGCCTCGAAAGGCGTACGGCCCAGGCCCGCTTGTTCAAAGACCGAGAACGTCAGCCAGAATGCGGCGAAGGCGTAGAAGAACAAGGCGGCGAGCAGGCCGCGCTTCAATCCGGGCGCCCGCAGTAGGCGCGGTGCCAGGATCGGATCTCTTCCTGCCGCCTCGAGTCGCCGCTCATGTTGCCAGAACAGGAGGAGAAGTGGCGGGGATGCGGCAAGCATTAAAAGCGACCAGATCGGCCACCCTTGTTCCCGGCCCTCGATCAGCGGCGAGATCAGCGCGAAAAGCGCGAGCGCGATGAGTACGGCTCCTCCCAGATCCAGCTTGCTAG
This genomic window contains:
- a CDS encoding MFS transporter, translating into MEHVRTLEQVPDPRRWTALAVLLTGAFLPPLDFFIVNVALPSISEDFHASASTMQLIISGYATTYAVMLITGGRLGDLYGRRNVFLAGMMAFAAASALCGFAWSPLVLVVGRILQGFAAAIMAPQALASINAIFPDREKSKALSFYALTFGVASMAGLFLGGALIALNVLGLGWRAIFLVNLPVIAVAAPSAIMTLRETRSDHPSKLDLGGAVLIALALFALISPLIEGREQGWPIWSLLMLAASPPLLLLFWQHERRLEAAGRDPILAPRLLRAPGLKRGLLAALFFYAFAAFWLTFSVFEQAGLGRTPFEAGLAVLPAAVGFVLGPFASGQIFRVFGRYSTAAGMSLEAAGLVGTAALVSFGAPTLLSIALFVVGAGQGIALPNLVRTVVQRVGPTQSGLASGLVNSMLQIGGALATALIGGLFFSIIGSSTYATSIGHAYSIAAIAIAICLLVAAWLSVSPPMDDDARSQSDTLDSSGRTH
- a CDS encoding AAA family ATPase — its product is MKNHITPRKRFGLPEQLAYASLRSAIRPLLRADGFVAVVVVPPGADIGPYFRAADAMLSSGNRYRKITAIVDFDPKRPLNSAKEIAGALDEKKVVLLFPDEASITVAARLAADVVVHLKPPTIDQAKGVFRSLYGGRLTDQQAEIFLLLDEEMQRAVVRPGRSVGRMLAQLVMRPEAPRDASKPPPGRGFEDEEELRLESMSGYGEARQWGLQLKQDLKDWKDGRIPWSDVDRGLLLSGPPGVGKTIYAEALANTCGAKLVVGSAARWQAKGHLGDMQRAMFKAFEDARKAAPAILFIDEIDGFTDRESDHGHNSSYVRQVINSFLECLDGTVDREGVVVVGACNNPAVIDPAILRPGRLDNHVRLPLPDAEARVGILRHHLRGDLPDEDFAQFADDSFGLTGADIARIVRLARRVARRDRRAVTGADVMGSLPGRVPLSEKFRWALAIHELGHAVVAVATGARKVWGVSIESRASASLERQILGGAVLEGGDLANNGKQFYLDNIAIHMGGMAAEQVFVGHHGDGVASDLDGATRIAIILDRHLGMNGMLASWPAGVDERLIDGARRDDGPLLKRIEPVLQEQLARAKTIIESYRTSVEGLWLELIGAGHLTGKQIVDGLKPDHNKDMPTPKTRRKIRQRLHG
- a CDS encoding SDR family oxidoreductase, giving the protein MNPADGALAPAILPSLSIARYGRPREVAKAVAFLAGPGAGYITGSGILVDGGVSA